The Sphaerospermopsis torques-reginae ITEP-024 genome has a window encoding:
- a CDS encoding glycosyltransferase family 2 protein, giving the protein MIPHRVIACVPTYREPEKVADFLKSCENIRYRPFKLIIVNANPGDETSKIIEKYKVLTDYEISEVYGQADEFWSATVNRGLNAVLKDYQPDDWVLISNVDIKFTHDIVSLLLEEAIKHRNCQIGAICTSDHHVISSGVQIKSWLATLTRHPYAGVNANDLESNLLIKVEYLPTRCIIFPAETLTKVGLVADKWLPHYGADYEFSRRLARAGYTPYIYTGVSIEVDTKNTGKSIYSTKSSLFERISNLMSMKNPSNPRFRIIFVLLVYPLYAIPTAVVAYLLRSFIEISFDKHRIVSIFGKHERGFSE; this is encoded by the coding sequence ATGATACCTCACAGAGTAATTGCTTGTGTCCCAACTTACAGGGAGCCTGAAAAAGTTGCTGATTTTCTAAAATCTTGTGAGAACATTAGGTATAGACCTTTTAAATTGATTATTGTCAATGCCAATCCAGGGGATGAAACTTCCAAAATAATTGAAAAATACAAAGTTTTGACAGATTATGAAATTAGTGAAGTGTATGGACAGGCTGATGAATTTTGGAGTGCAACTGTCAATAGGGGACTAAACGCTGTTCTAAAGGATTATCAACCAGACGATTGGGTACTGATATCGAATGTTGATATTAAATTTACTCATGACATTGTAAGTCTGCTACTTGAAGAAGCTATTAAACATAGAAATTGTCAAATTGGGGCTATTTGTACCTCTGATCACCATGTAATTTCCAGTGGCGTTCAAATTAAGTCTTGGCTAGCAACTTTGACTCGCCACCCTTATGCAGGTGTTAATGCTAATGATCTAGAGAGTAATTTACTGATTAAAGTGGAGTATTTGCCTACAAGATGTATTATCTTCCCAGCAGAAACACTGACTAAAGTCGGTTTAGTTGCAGATAAATGGTTGCCTCATTATGGGGCGGACTATGAATTTAGCCGCCGTCTTGCAAGAGCTGGTTATACTCCCTATATATATACTGGAGTTTCTATTGAGGTTGATACAAAAAATACTGGTAAATCAATCTATTCGACAAAAAGTAGTCTTTTTGAACGAATATCAAATTTAATGAGTATGAAAAACCCCTCCAATCCAAGGTTCCGTATAATTTTCGTTTTGCTAGTTTATCCGTTATATGCCATTCCCACTGCTGTTGTCGCCTACTTG
- a CDS encoding FkbM family methyltransferase, producing the protein MVIDIGANEGQFASEIRYFGYSGKIVSFEPLLSAHSKLVTSAKRDPSWDVYQRCAIGDYDGQVDLNISHNSVSSSILTITQLHTNAEPKSKITGKETVNIFKLDSIISPYLKNSKGSFLKIDTQGFEWQVLNGCDNCLNLFKGILCELSLFPLYESQHLWMEIIERLSDNGFILYAILPGFTDKSDGRTLQVDAIFVRGDSLT; encoded by the coding sequence TTGGTTATAGATATTGGAGCTAATGAAGGTCAGTTTGCATCTGAAATTAGATACTTTGGTTACTCAGGTAAAATTGTGAGTTTTGAACCTCTGCTCTCGGCTCACAGTAAATTAGTGACATCGGCTAAAAGAGATCCATCATGGGATGTGTATCAGCGGTGTGCTATTGGTGATTATGATGGACAGGTAGACTTAAATATTTCTCATAATTCTGTTTCTAGTTCAATACTAACAATCACCCAATTACACACAAATGCTGAACCAAAAAGTAAGATAACAGGAAAGGAAACAGTAAACATTTTTAAGTTAGACTCAATCATATCTCCATACCTAAAAAACTCAAAAGGTAGTTTTCTCAAAATTGATACTCAGGGGTTTGAATGGCAAGTTTTAAATGGTTGTGATAATTGTTTAAATCTTTTCAAAGGTATTCTGTGTGAACTTTCCTTATTTCCATTATACGAGTCTCAACATCTTTGGATGGAAATAATAGAACGCCTGAGTGACAATGGATTTATACTATACGCCATCCTGCCTGGTTTTACAGATAAATCTGATGGACGAACACTACAGGTTGATGCAATTTTTGTCAGAGGTGATTCTCTGACTTGA
- a CDS encoding glycosyltransferase family 2 protein has protein sequence MEEDAVETGDELVSVIITAFNEERFIGQAIESFLCQSYKHIEIIVVNDGSTDKTAQILNEYSLSCNNVKVIHFPVNRGKVVAQNSAFEQSVGKYIAITGGDDYAAYSRIKTQVDYLIENKVSIVYSNSYMVDENNFCLIDRPVLFKSIPNLITLERVINGGGFPGGSILFTRDLAEKIYPFPSNLPYEDLWFNFIAVIHGQIGYLHEPLNYYRQHSDNSYGLYQRRSFSDFKKRYLFLRQRLVPYLEEMKKYLLNQGLWDIKTQGLYERSRDTLKVELETNFFTRLKLCIILFGKYGLSLSCKQIISYIFIDIVMILKFTTNSIRR, from the coding sequence ATGGAAGAAGATGCAGTGGAAACTGGGGATGAGTTAGTGTCTGTAATAATTACAGCTTTTAATGAAGAACGCTTCATTGGTCAGGCAATAGAAAGCTTTCTTTGCCAATCTTACAAACATATAGAAATAATCGTAGTCAATGATGGATCTACTGACAAAACCGCACAAATACTTAACGAATACTCACTGAGTTGTAATAATGTCAAAGTCATTCATTTTCCCGTCAATCGTGGCAAGGTAGTTGCACAAAATTCTGCTTTTGAACAAAGTGTTGGCAAGTATATAGCTATTACTGGTGGTGATGATTATGCTGCTTACTCTCGCATTAAAACTCAAGTTGACTACTTGATCGAAAATAAGGTCAGTATTGTATATTCAAATTCATACATGGTTGATGAGAACAATTTTTGTCTAATTGATCGTCCTGTACTTTTCAAAAGTATTCCTAACCTAATTACTCTGGAAAGAGTAATTAATGGGGGAGGATTTCCCGGCGGTTCTATTCTGTTTACCAGAGATCTGGCAGAAAAAATATATCCGTTTCCCAGTAATTTACCTTATGAAGATCTTTGGTTTAACTTCATAGCTGTAATTCACGGACAAATAGGTTACTTACATGAACCACTAAATTACTATCGACAACATTCTGATAACAGCTATGGATTATATCAGCGAAGATCATTTAGCGATTTCAAAAAAAGGTATTTATTTCTCAGGCAAAGGTTAGTGCCTTATCTTGAAGAAATGAAAAAGTATTTATTAAATCAAGGACTTTGGGATATTAAAACTCAGGGTTTATATGAGCGTTCTAGGGATACCTTGAAGGTTGAATTGGAAACTAATTTCTTCACACGATTAAAACTATGTATCATCTTATTTGGTAAATATGGATTGAGCCTCTCATGTAAACAAATAATATCCTATATTTTTATAGATATTGTTATGATATTGAAGTTTACAACTAACTCAATCCGACGATAA
- a CDS encoding O-antigen ligase family protein, which yields MKLGFQYQYHSKTRAIFSLNTLLSGLFCLYILLGLIAYIQTANGAENFSRFPIIIGLSVLIIETLYLSRRYQFVYQLTGVLLLGFLLNVLVNDRESFLGSANILSNIGIVLFLLRRPLAGFVLPFTYLLFGFVVAYFTYYFYNGIDPNEIFLNSSRNTVSWLLMVYSVIIYIVSDKARLKTQVLPAVMTVIFSVMSYGRSGIICSFILLIGILLLTFYENRKNTKFYIFMTFLGILFMFFLSNGGDIGNTIYDISHYFYRLETKGLSDSDGREYIWNTYISQMNMTRFLFGTNPEYDSSVISFNSNYHNSFIAFHASFGIASIIFMFLMLGAMVKLLNRNKLLLLILITFTFRAFTDSILFLGTYDFLVYYVTAFTFIRTRQEANFT from the coding sequence ATGAAACTGGGTTTTCAATATCAATATCACAGTAAGACTAGGGCAATATTTTCCCTAAATACCTTATTAAGTGGTTTATTTTGCCTTTATATTCTCTTGGGATTGATAGCTTATATCCAAACAGCAAATGGAGCTGAAAATTTCTCACGTTTTCCTATAATCATAGGATTATCAGTTTTGATCATTGAAACTCTTTACCTTAGTAGACGTTATCAATTTGTTTATCAATTAACTGGGGTTTTATTATTAGGATTTTTGCTCAATGTGCTAGTTAACGATAGGGAATCATTCCTAGGTTCTGCGAATATATTATCAAATATTGGTATAGTTTTATTTTTACTACGAAGACCCTTAGCAGGTTTTGTATTGCCATTCACTTATTTATTATTTGGATTTGTGGTTGCTTACTTTACATATTACTTTTACAATGGGATAGACCCTAATGAAATCTTTTTAAATTCAAGTCGCAATACTGTTTCTTGGCTATTGATGGTTTACTCTGTAATTATTTATATAGTTAGTGACAAAGCACGGTTAAAAACACAAGTTTTACCCGCGGTAATGACTGTCATTTTCTCAGTTATGTCATACGGTAGGTCTGGTATTATCTGTAGCTTTATTTTACTCATTGGCATTTTGTTATTAACTTTCTATGAAAACAGGAAAAATACTAAATTCTATATTTTTATGACTTTTCTCGGTATTTTATTCATGTTTTTTCTTAGTAACGGAGGTGATATTGGGAACACAATATATGATATTAGTCATTATTTCTATCGTCTAGAGACCAAAGGGTTATCAGATAGTGATGGTCGAGAGTATATATGGAATACTTACATTAGTCAAATGAATATGACAAGATTTCTTTTTGGAACAAATCCAGAATATGATTCCAGTGTTATTAGCTTTAATTCCAATTATCACAACTCGTTTATTGCCTTCCATGCTAGCTTTGGAATAGCAAGCATTATATTTATGTTTTTGATGCTAGGGGCTATGGTCAAACTGCTTAATCGTAATAAATTACTCCTGTTGATTTTAATCACATTTACTTTCAGAGCATTCACGGATAGCATACTTTTTTTAGGTACATATGACTTTTTAGTATATTATGTTACGGCTTTTACTTTCATCCGTACTCGTCAGGAAGCTAATTTTACCTAA
- a CDS encoding acylneuraminate cytidylyltransferase family protein, translating into MIQGKTVLAIIPARGGSKGVTRKNIRPVGQKPLIAWTIEAAKQSHYLDRLILSSEDEEIIKVAKEWGCEVPFQRPMELAEDDTPGIAPVLHALEVLPGYDYVVLLQPTSPLRQVNDIDGCIKKCIAAQASGCVSVTEVTENPYWMYTITENGLMEQLIKIDQSFLRRQDLPRVYKLNGAVYVAQCDWLKESKSFLSHDTLAYVMPLHRSLDIDSELDLDMAELIIEKNHGKLDIGNIHT; encoded by the coding sequence ATGATTCAAGGTAAAACAGTGTTAGCCATTATTCCAGCCAGAGGTGGTTCCAAGGGGGTAACCCGTAAGAACATTAGACCAGTGGGACAAAAACCCCTAATTGCGTGGACTATTGAAGCAGCTAAACAGTCCCATTATCTAGACCGACTGATTCTTTCATCAGAAGACGAAGAAATCATCAAAGTAGCTAAGGAGTGGGGTTGTGAAGTGCCATTTCAGCGTCCCATGGAGTTAGCTGAAGATGACACCCCCGGAATAGCTCCGGTACTGCACGCGCTAGAAGTTTTACCGGGATATGATTATGTAGTGTTACTACAACCCACCTCTCCATTACGTCAAGTAAATGATATAGATGGGTGTATAAAAAAATGCATTGCTGCTCAGGCTAGTGGTTGTGTTTCTGTGACAGAAGTAACGGAAAACCCATATTGGATGTACACCATCACAGAAAATGGACTCATGGAGCAATTAATTAAAATTGATCAATCCTTTCTCAGGAGACAAGATTTACCCCGGGTTTATAAATTAAACGGTGCTGTATATGTAGCTCAGTGCGACTGGTTAAAAGAAAGTAAATCTTTCCTCAGTCATGATACCCTTGCTTATGTTATGCCCTTACACAGATCCTTAGATATCGACAGCGAGTTAGACCTGGATATGGCCGAACTGATTATAGAAAAAAATCATGGGAAATTAGATATTGGGAATATTCATACTTAG
- a CDS encoding nucleotidyltransferase family protein codes for MNNWQDVVVSPETSLKEAIAKIDKSALQVALVLKPDQTLAGIVTDGDIRRFILSGKSLDVPVCEVMNPQPTTALAWIPRSEILALMRRQVIHHLPLINAENQVVDLATLDDLIGAVQRPNWVVIMAGGLGTRLYPLTKECPKPLLTVGGKPILEIIVESFAEQGFKQIFLSVNYKAEMIEDYFKNGDRWGVQISYLQEKERLGTAGALSLLPEKPNLPMIVMNGDILTRTRFDNLLQFHELQNVVATMAVREYDFQVPYGVVRMDGTKIDSIEEKPVQRFFVNSGIYALSPDVLDYLPSGTFFDMPNLFQQLAAAARTTAAYPLREYWLDIGRMSDLERANQEIGNLWL; via the coding sequence ATGAATAACTGGCAAGATGTTGTGGTTTCCCCGGAAACTTCCCTGAAAGAGGCGATCGCCAAAATAGATAAATCAGCCCTTCAGGTTGCACTAGTTTTAAAACCTGATCAGACCCTGGCGGGTATTGTTACAGATGGTGATATACGCCGCTTTATCTTGTCAGGAAAGAGTCTAGATGTTCCCGTTTGTGAGGTGATGAATCCTCAACCTACTACGGCTCTGGCTTGGATACCCCGTAGTGAAATCTTGGCATTAATGCGCCGCCAAGTGATCCACCACCTACCACTAATTAACGCAGAAAATCAGGTTGTGGATTTAGCAACCTTAGATGACTTAATTGGTGCAGTGCAACGACCTAACTGGGTGGTAATCATGGCCGGGGGGTTAGGAACTAGGTTATATCCTTTAACTAAAGAATGTCCTAAACCGCTGCTGACAGTAGGGGGTAAACCAATTTTAGAAATTATCGTTGAAAGCTTTGCAGAACAGGGTTTTAAACAGATATTTCTCTCTGTTAACTACAAAGCCGAGATGATAGAAGACTATTTTAAAAATGGCGATCGCTGGGGGGTGCAAATCTCCTACCTACAGGAAAAAGAACGTTTGGGAACCGCTGGTGCTTTATCCCTATTACCAGAGAAACCCAATTTACCGATGATTGTGATGAATGGAGATATCCTAACCCGCACCCGGTTTGATAATTTACTCCAGTTCCACGAGCTACAAAATGTTGTAGCCACCATGGCGGTACGTGAGTACGATTTCCAGGTTCCCTATGGTGTTGTGCGTATGGATGGGACAAAAATTGATTCCATAGAAGAGAAACCCGTACAGCGTTTCTTTGTTAACTCTGGTATTTATGCCCTATCTCCAGATGTATTAGATTATCTACCTAGTGGAACTTTCTTTGATATGCCCAATCTGTTTCAACAACTGGCTGCAGCTGCTCGTACCACTGCTGCTTATCCCCTGCGGGAATATTGGTTAGATATTGGTAGGATGAGCGATTTAGAAAGAGCTAATCAAGAAATTGGTAATTTGTGGCTATGA
- the hisH gene encoding imidazole glycerol phosphate synthase subunit HisH: protein MRPHEVTVIDYGVGNLLSVQRGLEYCGAEVHITNQPELILASSKVVLPGVGAFANAMAELKRLQLIEVIKEVARRGTPFLGICLGMQLLLDESEEFGLTQGLGLIPGRVIPIPDISTTGEPQKIPHIGWNNLVISRNKLSWQNTILKTLEPGESTYFVHSFMANPVDINHRVADCIYGGVSISAVIARDQIFGCQFHPEKSGEVGLKILRQFLA from the coding sequence ATGAGACCCCATGAAGTTACAGTTATTGATTATGGTGTGGGTAATCTACTGAGTGTTCAACGGGGGCTAGAGTACTGTGGAGCAGAAGTACATATTACCAATCAGCCTGAACTAATTTTAGCATCCTCAAAAGTTGTCCTCCCGGGAGTGGGGGCATTTGCCAATGCTATGGCTGAGTTAAAAAGGCTTCAGCTTATTGAAGTTATTAAAGAAGTTGCCAGACGCGGCACGCCTTTTCTAGGGATTTGTCTAGGAATGCAGTTGCTGTTAGATGAAAGTGAAGAATTTGGACTGACCCAGGGATTAGGGTTAATTCCCGGTCGAGTAATACCAATACCTGATATTTCAACCACGGGAGAACCTCAAAAAATCCCCCATATTGGCTGGAATAACCTGGTTATTTCTCGGAACAAACTAAGTTGGCAAAATACCATCCTTAAAACCTTAGAACCAGGGGAGTCTACTTATTTTGTTCACTCCTTCATGGCTAACCCAGTGGATATCAATCATCGTGTTGCTGACTGTATCTACGGAGGTGTGTCGATATCAGCAGTGATTGCACGAGATCAGATTTTTGGATGCCAATTCCATCCAGAAAAAAGTGGTGAGGTAGGACTCAAGATATTAAGACAGTTTCTGGCATAG
- the hisF gene encoding imidazole glycerol phosphate synthase subunit HisF, producing the protein MRKIRLIARLDIKGPNLIKGIHLEGLRVMGSPSEYAQRYYRQGADEFIYMDCVASLYGRNNLSHIIESAAQNIFVPITVGGGIRSVDDATHLLRCGADKVAVNTAVVSNPNLITEIARRFGSQCMVLSIEAKQIAHERWEVYTDNGRERTGLDVIAWVKKGVSLGAGEILLTSVDREGTRKGFDVALVKAVTQEVTVPVIASGGMGTPQHLIEVVQQGQADAVAMADILHYQRSTIGEIRQVAELSGIEVRHYETP; encoded by the coding sequence TGCGGGTCATGGGTTCACCTAGCGAATATGCTCAACGCTATTACCGACAGGGAGCAGATGAGTTTATCTACATGGACTGTGTTGCCAGTCTCTATGGTCGCAATAATCTCAGTCATATCATTGAAAGTGCGGCTCAAAACATATTTGTGCCCATAACTGTTGGTGGTGGCATTCGTTCAGTAGATGATGCCACCCATTTATTGCGTTGTGGAGCCGATAAAGTAGCTGTAAATACAGCAGTGGTCAGCAATCCCAACTTGATTACAGAAATTGCTCGTCGTTTTGGTAGTCAATGTATGGTGCTTTCCATTGAAGCTAAACAAATTGCCCATGAACGTTGGGAAGTTTATACCGACAATGGCCGGGAGCGAACAGGACTGGATGTGATTGCTTGGGTGAAAAAAGGAGTGTCTTTAGGAGCTGGTGAAATTTTGCTCACATCCGTAGATCGGGAAGGAACCCGAAAAGGATTTGATGTTGCTTTAGTTAAGGCAGTCACTCAAGAAGTTACGGTCCCGGTGATTGCCAGCGGGGGTATGGGTACCCCACAACACTTAATTGAAGTGGTACAACAAGGGCAAGCTGATGCCGTAGCAATGGCAGATATTTTGCATTATCAGCGTTCTACCATTGGCGAAATTCGTCAAGTAGCAGAATTATCCGGGATTGAGGTCAGACATTATGAGACCCCATGA